The Pseudocalidococcus azoricus BACA0444 genomic sequence ATTTGGGACTGGCCAAAGGTGACTAGCATTGCTTCTAAATCGAGAGCGAGGGCTAAATTGGGGTCTGTTTCGATTGCAGTTTGAAGTTGGCTAATCGCTCCCGCAGTTGCTGTGACACAGGGAACTCCCAAAGAGACACAATTCCCCAAAAATATCTCGGCAAAGCTTTCCCCCACTACGGCTTGGATGCCCCACTTCAAGAGGGCCTGGGGAGCATGTTCACGGCTGGAGCCACACCCAAAATTGGCATTGGTGACGAGAATATTGGCCCCCTGAAATTGGGGTTGGTCAAAGGGGTGCTGTCCCTGGGCCTGGAGACGATCATCCGCAAAAACCTGGGCTCCCAGGCCATCAAAGGTTACACAGCGCAAAAACCGAGCCGGGATAATCCGGTCTGTGTCAATATCATTGCCCCGTAAGACAATACCCCGCCCTTGAACCCTATTAACTTGCTGCATCGCGCCTTGTATTGAACGAATTTCTGTGTCTATCATAACTTGCCTAATCCTAGGGGGGAAATTTAACTATTTCTTCCAATTCCAGCTAGGATACATTTAGCTTCTTGGTCAATTTGTTAAGCCTGTTTGCTCTTGGGCCGCTTCTATCTGGAATCTGATGGGGAACTTTCTAAGAGGGCTGATTGTCTGAGAGGCCTGGTGTGAACACGTCTTTCCTCACATCTCTAGTCACCTAGGTGTATTTTCGTCTTGAGTAGGTATCTTATGGCCGTACAAACCCGCATTTTTCCGTTAGCTCTAGCCGTAGGATGTTTGGCTACGGTGGCCGTGCCGGTCGTGGTGTATGCCCAATCGAATCCTGGGTTTACCTTTAATTGGGGAGACGGCCCTTCCGGCAAACAACAACTCCGCTACTACTTGGAATATGGTACACCCGGCTTTATGAACGACCGTTATTGGTTGCGATTGGGCAAGCAAAATGTGGCCATTAACCGGATCAATATCACCTATCCCGATTATTTTGATGGCCACTTTAATGCCAAAAGTATTGAGCTACGCACCGGGGGAACTTCCAATAACAGCTTGTTTAGTTTACGTCGGGATCCCGGTGAGGTAATGCCCTTAGCCGAAGCAACCGTGGATCAAGATAATCGAGTTATTGACATTATTCCTGCAGAACCCATTCCGGCTGGTAAAGATGTCCAAGTCGTGATTTCCAATGTGCGTAATCCGCAAGTAGGTGGAATGTACTACTTCAATGCCCGGATTGGCTCCCCTGGAGATATCCCCCTGATGCGCTACATCGGGACTTGGATTTTAAGTATTGCCCGTAACTAGACGGCCCTTTCCCCCCCTTGGGTGGGGTCAGGATTCATAGGGTTCAATTGACAAACTGATCTAGACGATTCTCGCGGCTAATTCATTCTCCATTAAGGTACTAAGGCAGGTTGTCCTTCCTCTGGAAATGTCCTTGTCCTGAAAGTCGGAGCTAAGGTTATTGTTTGATTTACTAAATAATTCCCCAACCATGACCCCCAAAGTTTCCCCTGGGTTCGCCCGTTTTTTGTATTGGGCCGTTGGGGATGGTTTACTTCGTAACTATTTCCGTCAGATTGAGGTGACGGGTCAAGACTATGTTCCCCTCACTGGCCCAGTCATTATTGCCCCGACCCATCGCTCTCGCTGGGATGGGTTGCTGATTCCCTATGTCATGGGTCGGCCGGCAACTGGACGGGATTTATTTTTCATGGTTTCCCATAATGAGATGTTGGGGCTACAGGGATTGATTATTCGCCATTTCGGGGGATTTCCGGTTAACACCACCCGGCCTGGGGTTGTTTCCTTTCGCACCGCCGTCGATCTTCTCCGCCACGGCCAAGCCCTCGTCCTATTCCCAGAAGGTAATATTTTTCGCAACCAAAAGCTGACGGAAATTCGCCCCGGCCTGGCCCGGATTGCTCTCCAAGCTGCCACTATCCGCCCAAAGCCCGATGTTAAAATTCTCCCCGTCGCGATCCAATACGCCCCTGCAATCCCCCAATGGCGCGCCAGCGTTACAATTCGGATTGGCCAACCCCTTTCAGTGGCAACCTATCCTTGGCAAAATTCCAAACAAGCTGCGACTGCCCTCACCCAAGACTTGACCCAGGCCCTTGTTGATCTAGAGTCTCCAGAAAAAGCCCTTTGCTCAACCGCTCCCACTGTTTAGACTCACCAGGCAAAATAGCCAAATCATTAGGATAGAATGTTAAGGAAGATTTAATTCTCTTTCATAAATCTTTATATCTTTTCTATGGATTGTATTATCAATCGCCGGGCTGAGTTTTCCGCCAGCCATCGCTATTGGCTACCAGAACTGTCTGAGGCGGAGAATATTGCTAATTTTGGGGCTTGTGGTAATTTTCCTGGCCATGGCCATAACTATGAGCTTTATGTTTCCATGGCTGGCCCGTTGGATGAGTACGGCATGGTTTTGAATCTCTCTGACGTGAAGCATATTATCCGCCAAGAAGTGATTGAGCCGTTAAATTTTTCCTTTCTCAACCAGGCCTGGCCGGAGTTTGAACAAACCCTACCCACGACAGAATTTATTGCCTACGCCATTTGGCAGCGACTCTCTCCCCATCTCCCCCTTGTGAATATTCAACTGTCCGAACATCCCCGGCTTTGGGCCGATTACCAAGGAAATGCTATGGAAGCCTATTTATCTGTCAGTACCCACTTCAGTGCTGCCCACCGTCTTGCTCTCGATGACCTGAGCTTAGAAGACAATACAAAAATCTACGGCAAATGCGCCCGCCCCCATGGCCATGGCCATAACTATCATCTCGAAGTGACCATCAAAGGGGAAATTAACCCGCGCACGGGGATGATTGTGGATCTGGTGGCCCTGGAATCTTTGATTAAAGACCAGATTATTGAACCCTTTGATCACACCTTCTTAAATAAGGACATTGCCTACTTTGCTCAGGTTGTTCCGACCGCCGAAAATATTGCCATTCACATTCGCGACCTTTTACAAGAACCAGTCCGGGGCCTGGGGGCGCAACTCCACAAAATTAAGCTGATTGAGAGTCCCAACAATTCCTGTGAAGTTTTCTGTAGTTCCACTGCCCCAGCGTTAGAGCGACTTTCGGGAACCACTGCCCAACTTGTAAATGTCTAAGCTGGCTTGAACTCTAGCATCATTGTTGCTTATCTTGACGTTTCCATTATGCCTAATCTGTCTGTGCCTTGGGTCTTAGCGGTATCGCTGTTACTGGCCAGTTTCTTAATTTACTTTCCCTATGCCCTTGTTGCCTATGGTCGCTTCCAGGCCGGGTTTGATATTGCGGCCCCGCGGGCGTTGTTCGATAAATTATCCCCAATGGCTCAACGGGCGGCCTGGGCCCATCAAAACTCTTTTGAAACCTTTAGTCCCTTTGCCGCTGCCGTTCTAGTGGCCTTGGTGGCTGGGGTGACGAGTACCACTGCTGAAATTGCGGCCATAGCCTTTGTTATCAGTCGCTTTTTCTACTCTATTTGCTATATCGCCAATATTCCTCTGGGGCGTTCTCTAATGTTTGGGGTAGGAACCGCGGCGACAATCACGATCTTTCTAGAAGCAATTAACAAATTTTCTCCAGCTTAGATGCAGCCCCCAGAGGTGGGAATTTGCTACCTTACGAGTAGAAAATGTGCCCTCCCTACCCATGCTCACTCATAACCCTGATTTACTAATTCCGCCAACCGTTCAGACTGTCGCTGAGTTAACGGACTATATCCGGGGAATTCTCGAGCAGGATCCA encodes the following:
- the leuD gene encoding 3-isopropylmalate dehydratase small subunit; the encoded protein is MIDTEIRSIQGAMQQVNRVQGRGIVLRGNDIDTDRIIPARFLRCVTFDGLGAQVFADDRLQAQGQHPFDQPQFQGANILVTNANFGCGSSREHAPQALLKWGIQAVVGESFAEIFLGNCVSLGVPCVTATAGAISQLQTAIETDPNLALALDLEAMLVTFGQSQISVVMGEGIRQMFRSGQWDACGQLVAQGEQIKAVAAKLPYLAWAEAL
- a CDS encoding 6-pyruvoyl trahydropterin synthase family protein is translated as MDCIINRRAEFSASHRYWLPELSEAENIANFGACGNFPGHGHNYELYVSMAGPLDEYGMVLNLSDVKHIIRQEVIEPLNFSFLNQAWPEFEQTLPTTEFIAYAIWQRLSPHLPLVNIQLSEHPRLWADYQGNAMEAYLSVSTHFSAAHRLALDDLSLEDNTKIYGKCARPHGHGHNYHLEVTIKGEINPRTGMIVDLVALESLIKDQIIEPFDHTFLNKDIAYFAQVVPTAENIAIHIRDLLQEPVRGLGAQLHKIKLIESPNNSCEVFCSSTAPALERLSGTTAQLVNV
- a CDS encoding MAPEG family protein; protein product: MPNLSVPWVLAVSLLLASFLIYFPYALVAYGRFQAGFDIAAPRALFDKLSPMAQRAAWAHQNSFETFSPFAAAVLVALVAGVTSTTAEIAAIAFVISRFFYSICYIANIPLGRSLMFGVGTAATITIFLEAINKFSPA
- a CDS encoding DUF2808 domain-containing protein; protein product: MAVQTRIFPLALAVGCLATVAVPVVVYAQSNPGFTFNWGDGPSGKQQLRYYLEYGTPGFMNDRYWLRLGKQNVAINRINITYPDYFDGHFNAKSIELRTGGTSNNSLFSLRRDPGEVMPLAEATVDQDNRVIDIIPAEPIPAGKDVQVVISNVRNPQVGGMYYFNARIGSPGDIPLMRYIGTWILSIARN
- a CDS encoding lysophospholipid acyltransferase family protein, whose protein sequence is MTPKVSPGFARFLYWAVGDGLLRNYFRQIEVTGQDYVPLTGPVIIAPTHRSRWDGLLIPYVMGRPATGRDLFFMVSHNEMLGLQGLIIRHFGGFPVNTTRPGVVSFRTAVDLLRHGQALVLFPEGNIFRNQKLTEIRPGLARIALQAATIRPKPDVKILPVAIQYAPAIPQWRASVTIRIGQPLSVATYPWQNSKQAATALTQDLTQALVDLESPEKALCSTAPTV